The genomic DNA caaaattattctttGCCTTGTCCCCCACCCACAAAGTTAATATGAGACCATAACAGATACTTCAgatcttatttatttcttcaatttaattattttgaatcatTGATTCATTTgtaacttattaatttattgagaaATGACAAGGAACAAGAATTATAATGCAAGAAAAATGACAATATTGATATGTAACTACCATtattgaattgaaaatttaatagagatataaatttcaaattttgaatcacaaataattcatttcaaCTTTCTTGTCATGTAATTTGGACTCtctatcatataattttatttttattttttgtttcaaaCATTTGAATGACATAGctatacataattaataatgCATCAACATGGAGatgaattaagtaattaataatgcagagttaattcaacttaatacaattgaaaattaaataactacACCCTTGCATGCATTTTTagcaatataattattaatattgtttgtcTATAGTCAAATATAAGTTGAAACATTGGCTCTTGCtccaaattaatataaatgaatattcATATTTGGTCAATTTGTCTCAAAAGTAACAATAGAGTTGATCATTGTGtacattgaaaaaaaattaatgttgttcaattGACATAAACAAGTAAtataatgcaaaaaaaaaaaaaaaaacacacaaatctttttaattgaaaatttgactATCTATTATATCATTAACTAAATATTCATTTGAGTgcatattaattaatgtatttatatataaaattataaatataaattaataatcttaatgTATATAGTAAAAACTgaagtttaattctctattaaaaaacattataggataaataatgattttatattgtgatttttaaatatatgattttttcaataaacaatTCAAATGtgtataaactaattaattaattgtattctCATAAATTTGACTTTAAATTAATAGAGTTCATACTTATAGGAAGCACGTAAGAAACAACCCAAGTCTCCAACCCATTTGTTACTTATATTTACACTATAGGTCATTCCCTATAAATAAAGACCAATTTGTTCAAACCAAAAATAACTAGATCCATATTTCAATTAAGCCAAAAATAAACATAACACATTTTTACCAATCCAACAAAAAATGGAGTGTGGCCGGTTCGGATCAGCTCTAGCCATATGCATAGTTTTGATGATAATCGTATCGATCCCGGTCTCAGCTCAAAGACCGAGCCCAAGTGAGTGCTCTCTAGAGATAAAGAACGGCGTAGCATCGTGTAAGGGAGTGATTTTCGGACTGAATCCTTCCGCCGCATGTTGTAAGCTTGTTAGAACCTTTCACTATGAGTGTGCTTGTCCCGTCATCGATGCTAAGCTGGCTACTCTTCTAACTGTCAAAATCGCGACGAAGGGCCTAAGAGACTGTGGTCGGGATGTCCCTCACAAATTCCAGTGTGGAAgtaagattaataattaattattaacacaATCTCTTGTTAAGTTGATATTTATTTGaacctaatattttttttatatgtgaCAGGTTTATATTTTCCATGAAGATAAATTTGATGAAGAAAACTTGTGTGGTTGAGAGATGTGTGAGGTTATTTGTATGTCTTATCAATAAATTTGAACTTGTTTGTATGcctcataaataaatttgagaacTTGTTTTCTCTTTGTTGGTTGcataattttcttattattccTATTTAATACTAACTAGAAATTCATGTATGGGATGAATATAtaggtataaataaaataataagtgatataaaaattaaataaatattaaaatctaatttattcttaaaatttatctttctttcgttataattattttacaaatataatattaattttacagAAAGTgagttcaaataaattttaacaaaatataagataaatataaaattcttaaattcttaccaattttaaaattaatcaaaataataaattatataaataaataaattaaagatatatatatatatatatatatatatcataacaaaataaatatattgtcataaaatatttaataatatgaataaaaaaaatattataataaaaactaatcaattaattagaaatacatattataataaaataaatatattgtcttaaaataattaataaatatatataaaaacgtattataaaaatataaaatataattaatgtgtattttgtataataataataataatatatttaaatttgttacaatatatataattatatatacatatacatatttatattgatattgttttatttttctattcaagagatattttattttatacttaatttaacaattttgtttcatatatttaattattattctttttctttcttataaattattataattattttggatttgTATTGTGTTTTgaatattgatatttattttgtcctataaataatttaattattaaatcacgatagtattgttaatttatatttataattataatgttgtatataaatatagaattcATATGACtaaccattaaataaaaaaaatattttaaaatttatcattaataaataaaagagaaataattgagaGAGAATTTAGAAAAGAGAACGAcagttttgaaaaaataacaaattttctctcttctatttTTCCTCACTTATTATTATGGTCACACATTATTTTCTTCCTCATTCTCTCTCCCAAATTCTTTTTCCCCTATAACttctctaaataaaaatataataggtttatgtttttaaaaatatttggttcTCTCAAATTTATTGTTGTATGTTTATAAAAAACAGTTTATAATTGCTTGGAAAATCATAAGAGTTAAATATGTGCATGTTacataatcattaattttatatatatatatatatatatatatttgtaattaaatactttaatttatgaAAACATGTCAACTTAATCCccaaaattttacttttatgaAAAAGTtgtgttttaatatataaacattattataaatactGAATTTCGTAcacatgaataaaaatatatataaaatattatttatttataaatattttagataaaactagtattatttaaattaaattaatttaaaattagttttagttggttaaaattaagtttaatcttaaacttaatattaacatatattttattctttcgGTACTCATTTAATCCTTCAATTGACCATCATATTgtaactcacacttttttatatgcattTTTTATGCCCTAGACAAACTACCCACCAATTTTAGTCGAcatcaattgatgacacacatattatatctcgtcaaactcaatcACTAACCCTCCATTAATTGACCATCatattgtgactcacactttttcatatgtctttcatccctcgacaaaccacccactgactcgaatcttgtgactcacattttttcatatgtctctatCCCTCAAAAAACCACTCACCAATTTTAgtcaacctctcttttactctcatttcaacaaatcaacaaccaataacaattgatcacagacctcttatccaacatcaaacaaaccactaaccaccacccgacattcatttcatgacctcacactttcaaatcgTCAAACCAATCATTAATTCCaacatcacactcgacaaaccacccaaaactcgacattcatctcgtgacctcacactttcaaatgctcgtcaaaccaactactaattatgacttcacactcgacaaaccacccaccacccgaccttcatctcgtgacctcacactttcaaatgatcgtCATACCAAtaactaattctgacctcacacacGACAATCCACAcaccacccaacctccatctTGTGACATCTGGGTCATTGGATGAGATCCCAACACTCATCTCATGGcactttgtttgaaattgatatttcttttatctttttgcctttattttttttttaaatgcacaaaatataaaaataaatatgccaaatattttttttttatattattaaggttaaataaataattttgggagatGAATTGGGTACtaatttcatcctaaattatttattttaatctctgatttttttttaaattattttaaaataaatgagtataacatttatcctaaataattttatttttattattttgactattttctctaattaattaggcttttaattattacattaattagtttaattcatTGTTATAATTGGGTTTTTGGCATGTagttatttttttgattttatttatttaaaattaaattaaaataattattttaattttataaatttgtgtaaaattttagtgcttacgattatattaatatttagatggttataaaaagttattttgttctaatataattttaaaaaataattcaaaataaatatatcttccTTATCTTTTAACTAAAGATAaacattctttttaattttttaaataatatcaaataaaacaaaattcattaatattttaaattacacaataaaaataaaaccaaataggataaattaaaaaaatatcagaaaaagagaaattacgtaaaatataatataaaaagtcgTAGTTGTAATTAAAAGAATTTTtggtaaatgaaaaaaatatatatatagaagaagcatgaaataaaagaacacatatttaaccaaattaaatatcaaaattatttatatttaaaggagaattcaaaatatttatattttataaaagaaaataaaaaatttgtgcatatatatatatatatatatatatatatattcaaataatttaaaataaaaaaaaaattaattgaagaagAATGAAAGTTAGGTCAAAATGAGAAGAATAAAGTGTAGTCTAGGTCTGTCTTCACTGTTGATTTGTCAATGGACCAAATTTTACGCATGGAAGACTATGTTCGGAATTTAATCGTTTTAGAAACATCGGTTTTAAATTaggtttttatttgaattcCGTACaaggaattttattttatttttttaattctttatttgttataattatgGCCGAAAAGATGAGTATATACCTGTgaagttaatattattttattttttacattgtttaacatataaaaaaaaattatattttaaacaaattagtTTTATCATTCCgattttaattttctataaaattagttttctaaaatatttcttaatatctttaatcccaaattatttttcaaaaacacaatctttttttttaagaaatagcatttttttttacttcactTTACAAGTAgtgaatataaagaaatactTGTAAAATGATCTTcctaaatctttttaaaattaagatatttatatacaatatattaaactaaaatatacatgaataaaaaacaaaattattctttGCCTTGTCCCTCACCACAAAGTTAATATGAAGTTGCGCACCCACCCAAGACCATGCCACATCCTTCAgatcttatttatttcttcaatttaattattttgagtgattgattcatttataatttattaatttatcgaaaacacaaattatatgacaaaaaaaaaattgacatgaTAGATAACTTTAATgtgttagaatttttttaaatttttaatcacaaatcatcattttaaatttctctctcatttaaatttatccttttattatatatatttatataattaaaatataatttctttttttaattaattttttttctatattatatatatatacaatagaagtaaataaaaaataattatatatataatatttatataataaaaataaataaaaatatattaacgtgaatataaattaataaggagaaatttttttaaaaaaaaattcaatattatatttatataaattaattagaaaaataaattaatataaattataggaGAGAGAAAACTTGATAAACGCAGTATATATTGaatctttaatttttgttaagtggaaacatataaaaaaaaatgatttatatatgaatattttaaataaaataatccatacgtttatacatgtatatcaacttttattgattttagaaaatgaaatgtgagaatatgtttaaaaataaataaaattttaaattaattatatttaattaatttaattaaaaaaaattctaaaaattaaatttgattttattaccatAAAtctccaaattatttaaaattgaacccctgaaattaattattttaattaattttaaaaaattgtcagaaatcaattacatattttatttaaaaaaaaaaattaataagcaAACTGAAGTTGAACTTTTCGAACCTCGAACT from Impatiens glandulifera chromosome 9, dImpGla2.1, whole genome shotgun sequence includes the following:
- the LOC124913667 gene encoding uncharacterized protein LOC124913667 → MECGRFGSALAICIVLMIIVSIPVSAQRPSPSECSLEIKNGVASCKGVIFGLNPSAACCKLVRTFHYECACPVIDAKLATLLTVKIATKGLRDCGRDVPHKFQCGSLYFP